A window of Mycolicibacterium holsaticum DSM 44478 = JCM 12374 genomic DNA:
ATCTGCCAACTCCTCGCAGAGGGTGCGCAACGCCTGTGAGCCGACGATCGCCTTGGCGCCGCTGTTGTCGACGATGTAGGCCGCCTCGGCGGCGGTGAGATGTGTGTTGATCACCGCGTAGTACAGACCGCTGCGCCGGGCCGCCCACATCACCGCGTGCAGGTGCTCGTTGTTCTCCATCAGCACCGCGACCGTGTCGCCTTCGACCAACCCGGCCTGGCGGAAATGGTGGGCCAGTCGGTTGGCGCGTGCCTCCAACTCGCCGAACGTCACCACCGTGCCGCTCGGATGCATGATGACGGCGGGCTTGTCGGGCGTGGCCTCGGCATGTTCGCGAATCTGCATGTAGAGACTTTACGACGAACGAACTTGACGGGTGTCAAGAGGGTCTCGGAGGTCGGCGGCGGCCAAGCTCCCGTAACCTGTTTGCTGGCGAACACGGCGGTCGACCGGCGCGCGCAGCAAACGACGAAAGGACAGCCACCCCCATGGCCGAGTACGACTACGTCATCCTCGGAGCGGGCGCGGCGGGCTGCGTGCTGGCGAATCGGCTGTCCGCGGACCCCAACAACGAGGTGTTGCTGGTCGAAGCGGGTGGCCGCGACCGCAACCCCTACATCCACGTGCCGATGATCAGCGCCGCCCTTTTCGGCAACGACGCGTACTCGTGGAGCTACCGGCTGCAGCCGTTCGGGCCCGAGAACCGCACCGAGATCTGGCCGCGCGGCAAAGTCCTCGGCGGGTCGACCGCGATCAACGGCCTGGTCTACAACCGCGGCGACCGCGAGGACTACGACGAGTTGGTGCGCCGCGGCAACTCCGGCTGGGGCTGGCAGGACATCCTGCCCGTCTACAAGGCCTTCGAGGACAACCAGTTCGGGGCGTCGCCGACGCGCGGCGCGGGTGGCGAGCTCGCGGTCACCACCCCGCGCGATCCCGACCAGTTGGTGTTCGACCTGATCGACGCCGGGGTGAAGCTCGGGCTGCGCAGCGTGGCCGACTACAACGAGTTCGACGGCGAGCGCGTCGGCCCGGCGATGGCCACGATTCAGCGCGGACGACGCATCACCGCCGCCAAGGCGTTTCTGCGGCCCGCACTCAAGCGGCCCAACCTGCATCTGGCGCTCAACACCAAGGCGCTCCGGCTGGTGTTCGAAAACGGCCGCGCGGCCGGTGTCGAGGTCCGCACCCAAGGCAACACCAGCCAGCTGCGGCCGCGCCGCGAGCTGATCATGGCGCTGGGTGCGCTGGAATCACCGAAGCTGTTGCAGCTCTCCGGAATCGGGCCGCGCGACGTGCTCGACGCCGCCGGCGTTCCGGTGTACCTCGAGCGGACCAACGTCGGGCGCCGGATGCTCGAGCACTTCTGCGTCATCAACACCTATCGACTGGCCGAGGACATCGGCTACAACCGGTTGCTGCGCAACACCAGGGCCAAGGGCCTGACGGCGCTGAAGTACCTCGCCAACCGCAAGGGGCCGCTGGCCACGCCCACCGGCGATGTGATGGCGATCTTCAAGACCACACCCGAGGTGGCGCGGGTGGACGCGCAGGTGCTGGTGCGGATGATGTCGGTGGGTTCGGTACGTCCCGACGCGCCCGCGGGCGTCGAGGACGTCGGCGGGGTGTCGTGCATGGGTGAGGTGCTGCGCTCGACGTCAGAGGGCAGCGTGTGGATCACCTCGGCCGACCCGGACGCACCGTTGACCGTCGACGCGAACTACCTCGCGACCGACTACGACCGCAAGACCAGCATCGCGTTGCTGCGCCGGATGCGGCAGTGGTTCGAGCAGTCACCCATCGCCGAGAAGGTCGCGACCGAGAGCCGCCCGGGGCCCGACGTGCAGTCCGACGACGAGATCCTGGCAGGCATCACCGCGACCGGCGCCACCGGCAGCCATGCGGTCGCCACCTGTGCGATGGGACCCGACGACGACGACGTCGTCGACGACCGCTGCCGGGTGCGCGGGATCGACGGGCTGCGCATCGTGGACTGCGCCAGCCAGCCCACGATGATCTCGGGCAACCTGATGGGCCCGACGATGGCCTGGGCCGGGCGCGCCGCCGAGTTCATCCTCGACGGCGGCTGACCCCAGGGTCCGGGCCGGCGAGGGTTGGTTACTCGCCTTCGGTCAGGCGGTGCTTGAGGGCGTCGAACTCGTCCTTGATGCCTGTCGGCAGCTTCTCGCCGACGAACTCGAACCACTCCTCGATCAGCGGAAGCTCATCGCGCCACTCCTCGACGTTGACCGCAAGCGCGGCGTCGACGTCGGCGGGGTCGACGTCGAGGCCGGACAGGTCCAGGTCCTCGGCGGTCGGCACGATGCCGATCGGGGTGGTGCGGCCGCCGGCGCGCTGCTCGATGCGGTCGACGATCCACTTCATCACACGGCTGTTCTCACCGAACCCGGGCCACAGGAACCGGCCGTCGTCGCCGCGGCGGAACCAGTTGACGAAGAAGATCTTCGGCATCTTGGACTCGTCGGACTGCTTGCCGATGTTGATCCAGTGCGCGAAGTAGTCGCCGACGTTGTAGCCGAGGAACGGCAGCATCGCCATCGGGTCGCGGCGCACGGTGCCGACCTTGCCCTCGGCGGCCGCGGTCTGCTCGGAACCCAGCGTGGCGCCGATGAACACCCCGTGCTGCCAGTCGCGGGCCTGGGTGACCAGCGGAACCGTGGTCTTGCGCCGGCCGCCGAACAGGATCGCCGAGATCGGCACACCCTGCGGGTCGTCCCACTCGGGCGCCAGCGTCGGGCACTGCGAGATCGGGGTGGTGTAGCGCGAGTTCGGATGCGCGGCCTTCTCGTCGGAGCCCGGCGTCCAGTCCCGGCCCTTCCAGTCGATGAGGTGCTGCGGGTCGCCCTCGAGGCCTTCCCACCACACGTCCTTGTCGTCGGTCAGCGCGACGTTGGTGAACACGGTGTTGCCGGCCTCGATGGTCTTCATCGCGTTCGGGTTCGACGACCAGTTGGTGCCGGGCGCGACGCCGAAGAAGCCGAACTCGGGGTTGACGGCGTAGAGCCGGCCGTCCTTGCCGAACCGCATCCAGGCGATGTCGTCACCGACGGTCTCGGCCCGCCAGCCCGGCAGGGTGGGCTGCAGCATCGCGAGGTTGGTCTTGCCGCACGCCGACGGGAACGCCGCGGCGACGAAGTAGGACTTGTTCTCCGGGGAGATCAGCTTGAGGATCAGCATGTGCTCGGCGAGCCAGCCCTCGTCGTGGGCGATCGCCGACGCGATGCGCAGCGCATAGCACTTCTTGCCAAGCAGCGCGTTGCCGCCGTAACCCGAGCCGTAGCTCCAGATCTCACGGGTCTCCGGGAAGTGGCTGATGTACTTGGTGTCGTTGCACGGCCACGGCACGTCATCTTTTTGCGAGCCGTCGGCCGCAACCAGCGGCGCGCCGATCGAGTGCAGCGCCTTGACGAAGAAGCCGTCGGTGCCCATCTTGTCCAGCGCGGCCTTGCCCATCCGGGTCATCGTGCGCATCGACACCACGACGTATTCGGAGTCGGTGATCTCCACACCCAGCTTGGGATCATCGGCGCCCAGCGGGCCCATGCAGAACGGCACCACATACATGGTGCGGCCCCGCATGCAGCCGCGGTACAGCTCGGTCATGATCCCGCGCATCTCGGCGGGGTCTTTCCAGTTGTTGGTGGGTCCGGCGTCGATTTCCCGCTCGGTACAGATAAAGGTGCGCGATTCCACGCGCGCCACATCCGAGGGATCAGACAGCGCGAGGTAGGAGTTGGGCTTCTTTTCGTCGTTGAGGCGAGTGAAGGTGCCAGCCGCTTCGAGTTGCTGGCACAGCCGCGCGTTCTCCTCGTCGGAGCCGTCGGTGAAGACCACCCGATCGGGCTGTGTTAACTCCGCGACCTCCTGGACCCAGGCGAGCAGCCCTTTGTGCTTCGTCGGTGCGGTATCCAGACCCGGAATAGTCGCTGCGGTCATCAAAATCTCCTGTGTACGGTTTCTGCCAGGACCCAGGCACCGAGTGCGCCGGCCCGACAGGAAAGGCCGGGAAATCGGTCGTCCCTATATACGAGGTTATCGTCCGTGACGTAGCCGTGGTAATGCGGGACTATGTCCGTTCACTCACAGGAACGATTCAGAAAAGGCTTTTCGGCGGTTTATCGATTCAGTCGGCGCGCTTTTCCCTCAATTCGGCCCGCACGGCCTCCAGCGCGCTCTGCAGCGACGGCAACCGCTGGTCGCGCAGTGCGGCCGCACGCGCGGTCTGCATCGCGTGCTCGCGCAGTTCGGCGTTGATCTGGGCGATGCGGTCCTCGGCGCAGGCGCTGTCACTTTGCTCGCGGGCGCTCAGCTCGGACGTGAGCGCGGTTTCGGCGGCCAGCACGCGGCTGCCGACCCGTTCCTCGACCGCCGAGCGCAGCGTGCCGGTGACGTCGGTGACCCAGCGGTCCAGCACCGCGCGGTCCTGCAACAGCCCGCGGATCCCCACCACCCACACCGTCACCATCAGCCCCACCAATCCGCCCACCAACAGGCCGGCGACCGTCAACCCCGGCGCCAGCCCGGCGAACAGTCGGGTCACCATCAGCGCCACGCCGAGCCCGAAACCGGCGCCGAGGATCGTCATCAGCTGCGTCTCCAGCCGTCGCGACTTCAGCGCCGGCGCCGGGATGTCGGGGACCGACGGCGGCGCGGGCAGCGGCGGCGCGGGCAGGCCCAGCCCGGAGGCCATGTCGCGAAGGTGGGCGGTGACCCCTTCGTCGACCTCGGCGACGACGTCGCCGGCCCGCCTGCGCACGTAGGACTCGAAGTCGCCGAACCGGCGCCGGCCCGTCTGCGACGCGTCCTCGGCCAGTTCGGCACGCACCGACGTGCAGCGGTTGCGCGCGAAGTAGGTGAGCTGCAGACGGGCCTGCTGCAGTTGGCTGCGCAGCGCGATCGTGTGCTCGGACTTCGCCAGCCGCCGACCGCGCACGACTTCCTCACGCCCGGTGCGCAGCGCCTCCACGCGGGCCTGGCGGTCCAGGCCGTCGCCGTCGGCGCGGTAGCGGTCGATCTCGGCCTGCAGCCGGGTCTCCCACGCGCGCAACCGGTTTCGTCGCTCCAGATCGGGATCGGCGAGCCGGTCGCGCAGTACGTCCACCAACGCGTCGAGACGGGGGTCACCCAGGTCGGGCGCCGCGGCCACCCCGACCCAGGCCATGTCGGTGTATCGCGGTGCCCGGTCGGCAAGCGCGGCGCGGTCGGCGGCCAGCACGTCGCGCCAGTTGCGGTGCGCATCGATCTTGGCCACCGCGCCCACCACCAGGTCGGTATGGCGGCTCGCCCGATCGATCAGCGCGCCGTCGGATTCGGTCAACGGCGCCACCGCCGACACCACGACCACCACGGCGGTCGGCGCGTCGGCCTGCCGTAACTCGTCGGCCTCGACGAACGTGTGCTCGGGCATCCGCGCCTGCAGCGCCGCGACCACGCTGGTGACGCCCGCCAGCCACGGCCCGGTCACCAGCACCGCGTCGCGGCGGCGCACCGCGGGCGGGCTCAAGTCGGGTTCGGCCGAGACAACCACGGCGTCGGCGGAGGCGATCGGGTCGCTCATCGTGACCGCCCGAGCAGCCGCAGCGAGCCCCTGGTGATGTCGGCGGCGCACTCGCGGTGCAGTGCGCCGACCGGGCCGTTGCCGTACCGGCGCCACTGCACGGCGCGGCGCAGGTGCGCGGCAGGATCGTCGCCCGCGTCGACGTGCACACCCGCGGCCTGCACCACGTCGACGGCGGCGGCCATCACCCCGACGACCGCGTCGTCGCCCGCCAGGAACCGGGTCAACCGATCGTCGCCGGATTGTGCGGCCAGCCCCCGCAATTCGGTGATCGCCGACCGGATGCGCTGGTACCGAAGCGGGGCGCCGGCGGCGTCGACGTGCGCGACGACCCGGTCGAGCAGGCTGTGCCTGCGCAGCAGCGCGGGCAGCGCGGCGGGTTCGGTGCCGTCGCCGAGCGCGAGCACCGCATGCGCGATGCCGAACCGGTCCAGCGCGTCGAGCAGGCGTCGTCGCACCGGCACCGGCACCGGGTGCGCGCACTGCACGAACGCGTCGGTCGACGTCAGGTCGGCGGGCTGACCCACCAGCGCCGTCAGTGCGGTGAGCATCGCGTCGTCGAGTACGACCGCGCCGAGCAGCCCGACCATCGGCACGGTCGGCGCACCGGTCAGCGCGCGGTAACGCGCGGCGCGGCGATGCGCGGGCGCCAACGGTCCGCCCGCGCCGAACCCGGCCAGGTCGGCTTTGTTGAGCACCACCACGGTCGGGCGCTCAGACGCGCCGATCAGCGTGGCGTCCTCGGGCTTGAGCACCTCGGCGATCACCACGACGTCGACGTCGGCGACGGCCACGTCAGGTGTGACGGGGACGCCTGCGGCCGTCAGCGCGGCGCGCACCGTCGTGCAGCCGGCACCGCGGCGACCGCGCACGGCGACGCGCAGCGGCGCGGTCAACCGCCTGATGATCGACCTCAGCCGCGGATTGCGGCTGTCGGTGGCCAGCTGTGTCAGCGCGTCGACGAAAATCTGGCGGCCTTCCCTATCCTGGTCGGCAGGCGCCGCATCGAGCGCCCCTTCCCCACTGACGATGGTGACACTGCCACCCTCATGAGGTGAGCGGCAGTTGTCGTTGCTGGGGATAGCCCGCCACATACCAGTAAAAGGCAACTGTTGGGTATCAATCTGTACCACGATGCGGGTACCGGAGCGCACATGAGCGACCATGGACGGATGCATCTGCCCGATGTCGCCGACGGGTCGGCTCCCGCGCCCGACGTCGCCGACGGGTCGGCTCCCGCGCCCGACGTCGCCGACGGGTCGGCTCCCGCGCCCGACGTCGCCGACGGGTCGGCTCCCGCGCCCGACGTCGCCGACGGGTCGGCTCCCGCGCCCGACGTCGCCGACGGGCAGCATCGCTATCCCCGGGTCACCAGCTTCCGGACCCGGCGCACGACGCTCTCGGCAGCTCAACAGGCGACCTGGGACCGGCTCTGGCCGGAGATCGGCACCCATGCGCGCGACGCGGACGGACCCGCCCCGCGGCTGGACACCGAGGCGTGGTTCAAACGCAGGGCGCCGGTGGTCGTGGAGATCGGCTGCGGTGCGGGGATTTCGACGTTGGCGATGGCCAAGGCCGAGCCCGACCTGGACATTGTGGCCGTGGAGGTCTACCGGCGCGGGTTGGCACAGTTGCTGTCGGGAATCGACCGCGACGGGGTGTCCAACATCCGACTGGTGCGCGGTGACGGCGTCGACGTGCTGGCCCATATGTTCGGCCCGGATTCGCTGACCGGTGTGCGTGTCTACTTTCCCGACCCCTGGCCCAAGGCGCGCCACCACAAGCGTCGGCTGCTGCAGCCGTCGACCGTCGCGCTGATCGCCGACCGGCTACGGCCCGGCGGTGTGCTGCACGTCGCCACCGACCACGCCGGTTACGCCGAACACATCGCCGAGGTGGGCGACGCCGAACCCCGGCTGCGCCGGGTCACCGACACCGACGACCTGCCGATCTCCGTCGAACGCCCGGTCACCAAGTACGAGAACAAGGCGCAACGTGCCGGCAGCGCCGTCGCCGAACTGCTCTGGGAGAAGCGGTCATGAGCCTCACCGAAGACCTACGGCAGATCGGGGCGGACCCGCCGCCCGACGCATCGCCGCCGGCGGAGGCCACGTTGCGGGTGCTGCTGGTCTGGGACGCCCCCAACCTGGACATGGGTCTCGGGTCGATCCTCGGTGGGAGGCCGACGGCCGCGCACCGGCCCCGCTTCGACGCGCTCGGGCGCTGGCTGCTGGCCCGCACGGCCGAGCTGGCCGCCCAGCTCGAGGGCACCGCCCGAGCTGTCTCGCTGGAACCGGAAGCCACCGTGTTCACCAACATCGCCCCAGGCAGCGCCGACGTCGTGCGACCGTGGGTGGAAGCGTTGCGTAACGTTGGTTTCGCGGTCTTCGCCAAACCGAAGATCGACGAGGACAGTGACGTCGACACCGACATGCTGAGCCACATCGCGTTGCGCCGCAGCGAGGGACTGGCCGGTGTTCTGGTGGCGTCCGCCGACGGGCAGGCGTTCAAACAACCGTTGGAGGAGATCGCCCGAGACGGCATACCGGTGGCGGTGCTCGGATTTCGCGAACATGCCAGCTGGGCGCTAGCGTCGGATACCTTGGAGTTCGTCGACCTGGAGGACATACCTGGTGTGTTCCGGGAGCCGCTACCGCGAATCGGCCTTGATTCGCTGCCCGAGCAGGGGGCATGGCTGCAGCCATTCCGGCCGCTGTCCTCGCTACTGACCTCGCGCGTCAACAACTGAAATGCGCAGCGTCGTCAACAAGACTTTGTCAACGTAAGGAGCTTACGTGTTCGCCTGGTGGGGTCGAACGGTGTACCGGTTTCGATACATCGTCATCGGCATCATGGTCGCACTGTGCCTTGGTGGCGGTGTGTTCGGCATCAGCCTGGGCGACCACGTCACCCAAAGCGGCTTCTACGACGAGGGCAGCGAGTCCGTGCACGCGTCGGTGGTCGGTGACGAGGTCTACGGCCGCGACCGCACCAGCCATGTGGTGGCCATCCTCACCCCGCCCGACGGGGAGAAGGTCGACAACCCGGACTGGCAGCGCGACGTCGTCGGCGAGCTCGACGGTTTCGTCGCGGATCACCCGGATCAGGTGGTGGGCTGGGTCGGCTGGCTGAAGGCGCCCGACGCCGCCAGCGAGACCGTCCAGCAGATGAAGACCGACGACCTGTCCAAGACCTTCATCAGCATCCCGCTCAAGGGCGACACCGACGACGAGATCCTGAAGAACTATCAGGCCGTCGAACCCGACCTGCAGCAGGTCAACGACGGCCGCATCAAGCTGGCCGGGCTCAACCCGCTGGCCAGCGAGTTGACCGGCAGCATCGGCGAGGACCAGCGGCGTGCGGAGATCGCGGCCATCCCGCTGGTGTGTGTGGTGCTGTTCTTCGTGTTCGGCGGGGTGGTGGCGGCCGCGCTGCCCGGGCTCATCGGCGGTCTGACGATCGCCGGCGCGCTGGGCATCATGCGCCTGCTCGCCGAGTTCATGCCCGTGCACTTCTTCGCCCAGCCGGTGGTGACGCTGATGGGTCTGGGCATCGCGGTCGACTACGGGCTGTTCATGGTCAGCCGGTTCCGAGAGGAGATCGCCGAGGGCTACGACACCGAGGCGGCGGTGCGCCGCACGGTGATGACGTCGGGTCGTACCGTCATGTTCTCGGCGGTCATCCTGGTGGCGTCGTCGGTGCCGCTGCTGCTGTTCCCGCAGGGCTTCCTCAAGTCGATCACCTACGCGATCATCGCCTCGGTGATGCTGGCGGCGATCCTGTCGGTCACCGTCCTGGCCGCCGCGCTGGCCATCCTCGGGCCCAACGTCGACGCGCTCGGGGTGCGCACGCTGCTGCGGGTGCCGTTCTTCCGTAACTGGAAGCCGATGCGCGTCTACCTGGAGTGGCTGGCGGAGAAGACGCAGAAGACCAAGACCCGCGCCGAGGTCGAGCAGGGTTTCTGGGGCAAGCTGGTCAATCGGGTGATGAAGCGTCCCATCGCGTTCGCCGCGCCGATCGTGATCGTGATGATCCTGCTGATCATTCCGCTGGGTCAGCTGTCGCTGGGCGGCATCAGCGAAAAGTATCTGCCGCCCGACAACTCGGTGCGCCTGGCGCAGGAAGAGTTCGACAAGAACTTCCCCGGCTTCCGCACTGAACCGTTGACGATCGTGATGGAACGCCAGGACGGCGAGCCGGTGACCGACCAGCAGGTCGCCGAGATCCGCAACAAGGCGATGACGGTGCCGGGCTTCATCGAACCCGAGGACGACCCGTCGAAGATGTGGCAGGAGCGCGCCGTTCAGGAGGGCGGCTCGAAGGATCCGTCGGTGCGGGTGATCCAGAACGGTTTGGAGAACCGCAACGACGCCGCCAAGAAGATCAACGAGCTGCGTGCCCTGTCACCGCCGCGGGGCATCACGGTATCCGTCGGTGGCACACCGGCTTTGGAGCAGGACAGCATTCACAGCCTGTTCGACAAGCTGCCGCTGATGGTGACGCTTCTGATCGTCACCACGACGATCCTGATGTTCCTGGCGTTCGGGTCGGTGGTGTTGCCGATCAAGGCCGCGGTGATGAGCGCGCTGACCCTTGGCTCGACGATGGGCGTGCTCACCTGGATGTTCGTCACCGGGCACGGCTCCGGGGTGATGAACTACACCCCGCAACCGTTGATGGCGCCGATGATCGGCCTGATCATCGCGGTGATCTGGGGGCTGTCCACCGACTACGAGGTGTTCCTGGTGTCCCGCATGGTGGAGGCCCGCGAACGCGGGATGTCCACCGCCGAGGCGATTCGGATCGGCACCGCGACCACCGGCCGGTTGATCACCGGCGCCGCGCTGGTGCTGGCCGTCGTCGCGGGCGCGTTCGTGTTCTCCGACCTGGTGATGATGAAGTACCTGGCGTTCGGCCTGCTGATCGCGCTGCTGCTGGACGCCACCGTGGTCAGGATGTTCCTGGTGCCCGCGGTGATGAAGCTGCTCGGCGACGACTGCTGGTGGGCGCCGCGCTGGATGAAGCGGCTCCAGGAGCGCCTGGGGCTGGGCGAAACCGAACTGCCCGACGAACGCAAGCGCCCGACGGTGCGGGAGACCGCGGAAAGCCCGGAGGCGTTGGTGGGTGCCGGCGCACCGGTCCCGCCGCGCCCGGTGGGCCGGCCGCGGCCACCGCACGATCCGACCCATCCGGTGCCCGAGGCTCCGCCGCGTTCCGGTGCGACGACGCGGATCGCCACGCCGGGCGCTGCGCCGTCGGGCGCGGGCACCACGCGGATGCCGGGCGCAGCCAAGGCCGAGGAGCCGCCGACCACGCGGATCGCGATGGCCCGCAACGCCGTACGCAATGCGGTGAACAGTGCGGCCGCCGCGACCCGTCAGGCCGCCAAACCGCCGGCTCCGCCTGCCCCGCAGGCGCCGCGCGAGGACCGTGAAATCGAGTCGTGGCTGGGCGAATTGCGCGGCACCGCAACACCGCCCGGGCCGCCGCCGCCCGTCAAACAAGGACCGCCAACCGCACGGCCGTCGGCCGAGGCCACCCGCGCGATGCCGCGCTCACCGCGCCCCGAGCCCGGCAACGAGCCGACGACAGCGCTTCCGACGCTGGGCAACCCGCCCGAGGGCAGGGCAACCAACGCCGCGCAGGACGACGACGCCACGACGGCGTTCCGCGCGGTACGGCAAAAGGGGAACGCGCCGCAAAGCAGCGGCGATCCCGAGGCCACGGAGAAGATCGACACCCGTGAGGGCGAGGAGCCCAAGCGGCGCGGCGGCGGGGTGAGCGCGCAGGACCTGCTGCGGCGCGAAGGCCGTCTCTAACGCCCAAAGGGACATACCGGCGCGAAAGTGCCGGAAGATTGCGCCATTTCGTCAATCTCGGCGTGCGGATCGGGCTCTCGGCGTCGGGTTAGTCCGCTGAGGGCGACGGCACCTCGTCGGGTTCGGCCTCGACCCGCCCGCCGTCCTGGGCCGCCAGCGCGGCTTCCTCAGCCACCGGGTCCCGCGCCATCAACACCCGCACCGCGCTGTTGAGGAACGCCATCACCGGCACCGCCAGCAACGCCCCGATGATGCCGGCCATCACCCCGCCCGCCGCGATCGCCAGCACGATGGCCAGCGGATGGATGGACACCGCGCGTCCCATCACCAGCGGTTGCAGGACATGGCCCTCCAACTGCTGCACGGCGATGATCAAGCCCAGCGTGATCAGCGCGTAGATCCAGCCCTTGGCGATCAGCGCGACGATCACCGCAAGGAACCCGGTGATCACGGCGCCGACCAGCGGGATGAACGCGCCGAGAAACACCAGCGACGCCAACGGCAGCGCCAGCGGCACCCCCATGATGGCCAGACCGGTGCCGATACCCACCGCGTCGACCAGCGCGACCAGGAACGTCGCACGGACATAGCCGATCAGCGAGCGGAACCCGGCCTTGCCGGCGTCGCGCACCCGGTCGCGCACGTGGTCGGGAAACACCTGGGTGACGAACGCGAATATGTTGCGCCCGCCGTGCAACAGGAAAATCAACGTGAACAGCACCAGCAGCGCGCCGGTGACGATCTCGGTCACCGTCGTCGCCGTGGAGAGTGCGCCGCTGGTCAACCGCTCCTGGTTGTTGCGCAGCGCATCGACCGCCGCCTTCTGCAGTTGGTCGATCTGCTGGTCGCTGACCCGCAGCGGGCCGTCGGTCAGCCAGTTCCCGACGCCGTCGATGCTGTGGGTCACCTGTTCGACGAGCGCCGGTGCGCCCTCGATGAACTGGCTGACGACGAACGTCATGATTCCGCCGACGACCGCGAACCCGCCGAGCAGCATCAGCGCCACCGCACCGCCGCGCGGCGCACCGCGACGGTGCAGGAAGTCGACGGCGGGCATCAGAAGCGCGGCCAGGATCGTCGCCAGCGCAACCGGGACGACGATGATCTCGAGCTGTTTGACCACCCAGAGCAGGGTCACGACGGCAGCCATGATCACCAACAGTCGCCACGACCACGCCGCGGCTTTCCGGACGAGCGGGCTGACCGCCTCGTCATCCACAGATAGACCCGCGGGCATCCCGCTAGCGTAACGGCCGCAGGCCTGCATCGGCCGAACTGCGTAT
This region includes:
- the trmB gene encoding tRNA (guanosine(46)-N7)-methyltransferase TrmB, translated to MSDHGRMHLPDVADGSAPAPDVADGSAPAPDVADGSAPAPDVADGSAPAPDVADGSAPAPDVADGQHRYPRVTSFRTRRTTLSAAQQATWDRLWPEIGTHARDADGPAPRLDTEAWFKRRAPVVVEIGCGAGISTLAMAKAEPDLDIVAVEVYRRGLAQLLSGIDRDGVSNIRLVRGDGVDVLAHMFGPDSLTGVRVYFPDPWPKARHHKRRLLQPSTVALIADRLRPGGVLHVATDHAGYAEHIAEVGDAEPRLRRVTDTDDLPISVERPVTKYENKAQRAGSAVAELLWEKRS
- a CDS encoding AI-2E family transporter, which translates into the protein MPAGLSVDDEAVSPLVRKAAAWSWRLLVIMAAVVTLLWVVKQLEIIVVPVALATILAALLMPAVDFLHRRGAPRGGAVALMLLGGFAVVGGIMTFVVSQFIEGAPALVEQVTHSIDGVGNWLTDGPLRVSDQQIDQLQKAAVDALRNNQERLTSGALSTATTVTEIVTGALLVLFTLIFLLHGGRNIFAFVTQVFPDHVRDRVRDAGKAGFRSLIGYVRATFLVALVDAVGIGTGLAIMGVPLALPLASLVFLGAFIPLVGAVITGFLAVIVALIAKGWIYALITLGLIIAVQQLEGHVLQPLVMGRAVSIHPLAIVLAIAAGGVMAGIIGALLAVPVMAFLNSAVRVLMARDPVAEEAALAAQDGGRVEAEPDEVPSPSAD
- a CDS encoding phosphoenolpyruvate carboxykinase (GTP), encoding MTAATIPGLDTAPTKHKGLLAWVQEVAELTQPDRVVFTDGSDEENARLCQQLEAAGTFTRLNDEKKPNSYLALSDPSDVARVESRTFICTEREIDAGPTNNWKDPAEMRGIMTELYRGCMRGRTMYVVPFCMGPLGADDPKLGVEITDSEYVVVSMRTMTRMGKAALDKMGTDGFFVKALHSIGAPLVAADGSQKDDVPWPCNDTKYISHFPETREIWSYGSGYGGNALLGKKCYALRIASAIAHDEGWLAEHMLILKLISPENKSYFVAAAFPSACGKTNLAMLQPTLPGWRAETVGDDIAWMRFGKDGRLYAVNPEFGFFGVAPGTNWSSNPNAMKTIEAGNTVFTNVALTDDKDVWWEGLEGDPQHLIDWKGRDWTPGSDEKAAHPNSRYTTPISQCPTLAPEWDDPQGVPISAILFGGRRKTTVPLVTQARDWQHGVFIGATLGSEQTAAAEGKVGTVRRDPMAMLPFLGYNVGDYFAHWINIGKQSDESKMPKIFFVNWFRRGDDGRFLWPGFGENSRVMKWIVDRIEQRAGGRTTPIGIVPTAEDLDLSGLDVDPADVDAALAVNVEEWRDELPLIEEWFEFVGEKLPTGIKDEFDALKHRLTEGE
- a CDS encoding NYN domain-containing protein, with protein sequence MSLTEDLRQIGADPPPDASPPAEATLRVLLVWDAPNLDMGLGSILGGRPTAAHRPRFDALGRWLLARTAELAAQLEGTARAVSLEPEATVFTNIAPGSADVVRPWVEALRNVGFAVFAKPKIDEDSDVDTDMLSHIALRRSEGLAGVLVASADGQAFKQPLEEIARDGIPVAVLGFREHASWALASDTLEFVDLEDIPGVFREPLPRIGLDSLPEQGAWLQPFRPLSSLLTSRVNN
- a CDS encoding GMC family oxidoreductase, which produces MAEYDYVILGAGAAGCVLANRLSADPNNEVLLVEAGGRDRNPYIHVPMISAALFGNDAYSWSYRLQPFGPENRTEIWPRGKVLGGSTAINGLVYNRGDREDYDELVRRGNSGWGWQDILPVYKAFEDNQFGASPTRGAGGELAVTTPRDPDQLVFDLIDAGVKLGLRSVADYNEFDGERVGPAMATIQRGRRITAAKAFLRPALKRPNLHLALNTKALRLVFENGRAAGVEVRTQGNTSQLRPRRELIMALGALESPKLLQLSGIGPRDVLDAAGVPVYLERTNVGRRMLEHFCVINTYRLAEDIGYNRLLRNTRAKGLTALKYLANRKGPLATPTGDVMAIFKTTPEVARVDAQVLVRMMSVGSVRPDAPAGVEDVGGVSCMGEVLRSTSEGSVWITSADPDAPLTVDANYLATDYDRKTSIALLRRMRQWFEQSPIAEKVATESRPGPDVQSDDEILAGITATGATGSHAVATCAMGPDDDDVVDDRCRVRGIDGLRIVDCASQPTMISGNLMGPTMAWAGRAAEFILDGG
- a CDS encoding MMPL family transporter, with product MFAWWGRTVYRFRYIVIGIMVALCLGGGVFGISLGDHVTQSGFYDEGSESVHASVVGDEVYGRDRTSHVVAILTPPDGEKVDNPDWQRDVVGELDGFVADHPDQVVGWVGWLKAPDAASETVQQMKTDDLSKTFISIPLKGDTDDEILKNYQAVEPDLQQVNDGRIKLAGLNPLASELTGSIGEDQRRAEIAAIPLVCVVLFFVFGGVVAAALPGLIGGLTIAGALGIMRLLAEFMPVHFFAQPVVTLMGLGIAVDYGLFMVSRFREEIAEGYDTEAAVRRTVMTSGRTVMFSAVILVASSVPLLLFPQGFLKSITYAIIASVMLAAILSVTVLAAALAILGPNVDALGVRTLLRVPFFRNWKPMRVYLEWLAEKTQKTKTRAEVEQGFWGKLVNRVMKRPIAFAAPIVIVMILLIIPLGQLSLGGISEKYLPPDNSVRLAQEEFDKNFPGFRTEPLTIVMERQDGEPVTDQQVAEIRNKAMTVPGFIEPEDDPSKMWQERAVQEGGSKDPSVRVIQNGLENRNDAAKKINELRALSPPRGITVSVGGTPALEQDSIHSLFDKLPLMVTLLIVTTTILMFLAFGSVVLPIKAAVMSALTLGSTMGVLTWMFVTGHGSGVMNYTPQPLMAPMIGLIIAVIWGLSTDYEVFLVSRMVEARERGMSTAEAIRIGTATTGRLITGAALVLAVVAGAFVFSDLVMMKYLAFGLLIALLLDATVVRMFLVPAVMKLLGDDCWWAPRWMKRLQERLGLGETELPDERKRPTVRETAESPEALVGAGAPVPPRPVGRPRPPHDPTHPVPEAPPRSGATTRIATPGAAPSGAGTTRMPGAAKAEEPPTTRIAMARNAVRNAVNSAAAATRQAAKPPAPPAPQAPREDREIESWLGELRGTATPPGPPPPVKQGPPTARPSAEATRAMPRSPRPEPGNEPTTALPTLGNPPEGRATNAAQDDDATTAFRAVRQKGNAPQSSGDPEATEKIDTREGEEPKRRGGGVSAQDLLRREGRL